In the Mya arenaria isolate MELC-2E11 chromosome 11, ASM2691426v1 genome, one interval contains:
- the LOC128207845 gene encoding uncharacterized protein LOC128207845, with the protein MASDRESERLFSLRLSRVIGDIGVNRWMIARRRKTYLRREIIINVPAMLRDCNNTYYIFGSQTEATTTAGMESDTDFLHCDNTVCVALDWCYWQHGKYNLLVLKNELTPPQHCYLQRLRSDCPLPSEQLEGPDDVQDVEGRIIVSNTRVKRQDL; encoded by the coding sequence ATGGCTAGTGATAGGGAGAGTGAGAGACTGTTTTCCCTGCGATTGTCCCGGGTGATCGGGGATATCGGAGTCAACAGATGGATGATTGCCAGGAGAAGGAAAACATACCTGAGGAGGGAGATTATAATAAATGTTCCAGCCATGTTAAGAGATTGCAATAACACttattacatatttggtagCCAGACTGAGGCCACAACAACAGCAGGGATGGAATCTGATACTGACTTCTTGCATTGTGATAACACAGTTTGTGTGGCCCTTGACTGGTGTTACTGGCAACATGGAAAATATAACCTGCTGGTGTTAAAGAATGAACTCACTCCTCCTCAACACTGCTACTTGCAGAGACTCAGAAGCGACTGCCCGCTACCGTCAGAACAACTAGAAGGTCCTGATGATGTGCAGGATGTGGAAGGTAGAATAATAGTTTCCAATACAAGGGTTAAACGACAGGACTTATAA
- the LOC128207840 gene encoding uncharacterized protein LOC128207840, which produces MTSDEKFDHVQAYHCDQLPKECKFMFNRPRPGHWPRPDTLVRARQTGVFLVPQGYTESPSKQTMSRSTAFMVPSKLTSYPYSKWQWRFSTSLMERFLIFDFSPVQVKVYTLTKIIRKTFLKPVFGDRFSTFHIKTAMMFTIENYPLDIWREDNIVQCSTSGSQSDIDLGVVSLLTPFLHNTLASMLASRCIYLGQPITQDIFNWYQQSLDSDCMSSRLKFASMLYCRGQYDEAAEVLTYCEGLLGPEVWQYCTHRERKCLSPSTEFKTKLVFCPPNEMHKKYTMVCLVFRKEEINCIPQHLTYGMFRDEDIPIWYKWKNNVVIDCIPFLYYLQHLTYRELHKPLRAQTALLHLHEYTIGPPKGHIDTTFNMLGHCFELQNRLDQAWMCYGRSLDIYDRDNVSLLHLARLFHQVFM; this is translated from the exons ATGACATCTGATGAAAAATTTGACCATGTCCAGGCATACCATTGTGACCAGCTACCGAAGGAATGTAAGTTCATGTTCAACAGACCACGCCCTGGACACTGGCCAAGACCGGACACACTGGTCAGGGCCAGACAGACTGGAGTCTTTCTAGTGCCACAGGGCTACACTGAGAGCCcaagtaaacaaacaatgaGTAGATCTACAGCATTCATGGTCCCATCAAAATTGACCAGTTATCCTTATTCAAAATGGCAGTGGAGGTTTTCAACTTCATTGATGGAacgatttttaatatttgattttagcCCTGTTCAAGTGAAAGTATATACCCTTAcgaaaataataagaaaaacttTTCTAAAACCTGTGTTTGGAGACAGATTCAGCacatttcatatcaaaacaGCGATGATGTTTACAATAGAAAACTATCCTCTTGACATATGGAGGGAAGACAACATTGTGCAATGC AGTACGTCTGGTTCCCAAAGTGACATTGATTTGGGAGTAGTATCACTGTTGACCCCATTCCTGCACAACACTCTTGCCTCCATGCTGGCTTCAAGATGCATCTACCTCGGACAACCAATCACACAGGATATATTCAACTGGTACCAGCAGTCACTGGACTCTGACTGTATGTCCAGTAGATTGAAGTTTGCCTCCATGTTGTACTGCAGAGGGCAGTATGATGAAGCTGCTGAAGTACTGACTTACTGTGAAGGACTGCTGGGACCAGAAGTGTGGCAGTATTGTACACATCGAGAAAGGAAATGTCTCAGTCCAAGTACTGAGTTTAAAACCAAGTTGGTATTCTGTCCACCCAATGAGATGCATAAGAAATACACCATGGTGTGTTTAGTTTTtagaaaagaagaaataaactGCATTCCACAACATCTTACTTATGGAATGTTCAGAGATGAAGACATTCCAATTTGGTACAAGTGGAAGAACAATGTAGTCATTGACTGCATCCCATTCCTGTACTACCTACAACACCTCACCTACAGGGAGCTTCATAAACCCTTGAGAGCACAAACAGCGCTACTTCACCTTCATGAGTACACAATAGGGCCACCAAAGGGCCATATTGATACAACCTTCAACATGCTGGGTCACTGCTTTGAACTTCAGAACAGGTTAGACCAGGCTTGGATGTGCTACGGCAGATCATTGGACATTTATGACAGAGACAATGTTTCCCTCTTGCATTTAGCCAGATTATTTCATCAGGTTTTTATGTAG
- the LOC128207843 gene encoding uncharacterized protein LOC128207843 isoform X2 — translation MASDRESERLFSLRLSRVIGDIGVNRWMIARRRKTYLRREIIINVPAMLRDCNNTNYIFGSQTEATTTAGMESDTDFLHCDNTVCVALDWCYWQHGKSNLLVLKNELTPPQHCYLQRLRRDCPLPSEQLEGPDDVQDVDGRIIVSNTRVKRQDLLQQHSVSGEIFRHGPSMTSDEKFDHVQAYHCDQLPKE, via the coding sequence ATGGCTAGTGATAGGGAGAGTGAGAGACTGTTTTCCCTGCGATTGTCCCGGGTGATCGGGGATATCGGAGTCAACAGATGGATGATTGCCAGGAGGAGGAAAACATACCTGAGGAGGGAGATTATAATAAATGTTCCAGCCATGTTAAGAGATTGCAATAACACTAATTACATATTTGGTAGCCAGACTGAGGCCACAACAACAGCAGGGATGGAATCTGATACTGACTTCTTGCATTGTGATAACACAGTTTGTGTGGCCCTTGACTGGTGTTACTGGCAACATGGAAAATCTAACCTGCTGGTGTTAAAGAATGAACTCACTCCTCCTCAACACTGCTACTTGCAGAGACTCAGAAGGGACTGCCCGCTACCGTCAGAACAACTAGAAGGTCCTGATGATGTGCAGGATGTGGATGGTAGAATTATAGTTTCCAATACAAGGGTTAAACGACAGGACTTATTACaacaacacagtgtatctggTGAAATATTTCGACATGGTCCATCAATGACATCTGATGAAAAGTTTGACCATGTCCAGGCATACCATTGTGACCAGCTACCGAAGGAAT